From Molothrus ater isolate BHLD 08-10-18 breed brown headed cowbird chromosome 8, BPBGC_Mater_1.1, whole genome shotgun sequence, a single genomic window includes:
- the USP54 gene encoding inactive ubiquitin carboxyl-terminal hydrolase 54 isoform X3 — MSWKRNYFSVGRGNVQGMFTPRSTTSIAPSKGLSNEPGQNSCFLNSALQVLWHLDIFRRSFRQITTHKCMGDSCIFCALKGIFNQFQCSSEKVLPSDALRTALAKTFQDEQRFQLGIMDDAAECFENLLMRIHFHIADETKEDICTAPHCVSHQKFAMTLFEQCVCTSCGATSDPLPFIQMVHYISTTSLCNQAICMLERREKPTPDMFGELLQNASTMGDLRNCPSNCGEKIRIRRVLMNSPQIITIGLVWDSDHSDLAEDVIHSLGTCLKLGDLFFRVTDDRAKHSELYLVGMICYYGKHYSTFFFQTKIRKWMYFDDAHVKEIGPKWKDVVTKCIKGHYQPLLLLYADPRGTPVSTQDLPPQVDLQQYSRTCYDSEDSGREPSISSDTRTDSSTDSYPYKQAHHESVVSHFSSDSQGTVIYNVENDAASQSSRDTGHLTDSECNQRHVSKKGSLADRKRSSSRSRRKGDEAQSSGYHSEGETLKEKQAPRTAPKPSSSTSRLREFKETVSNMIHSRPQQISQTIQNSPRGGNTVDQAETRPSKSLSAHTRDWEVESTSSESKSSSSSRYRPTWRPKRESLNIDSIFSKDKRKHCGYTQLSPFSEEAGKELTENEVKEHAVHETRSSQSNVRYKRGVLGRGTQHHVVDQHPHLIQRMESGYESSERNSNSPVSLDMPLSESSSTHRDVHMKRGGAFVPAWRNIPKSHSSSILEVESASSIGSWTNSPHTMGNGGDIFVPLKSELDELQEEVARRAHEQELRRKREKEMEAAMGFNPRPSRFMDLDELQNQGRSDGFEKSMQEADSIFEESLNQEQKGDCAAALALCNEAISKLRLAMHDASASTHSRALVDKKLQISIRKARSLQDRMQHQQPPQPLPPPACHPPQGGTMAQSTSEQTGPLQVLLSQEVPLEPNKEVEFGSSSFFHPPASCHELHSSLYPESSSLPPSESSPSNRISPNIQSASADFHDQVPSFPYRQGLAERSARTENEAHKSGEFADTTATGLKDYRDCCSSSTLEEVHNVMPVLTPQYQSKANTVNSGSLPTLFSCPHPPQAASPEKDSQHSPCSKLASSPVRPSIDLLGAYHAMTPATSSPTQQCSSDPLQKNKYYTANSQEILFPSQGEYGTADGSKSEAFSTKGHVRSLAEQFQKMHAVSQRKGTREKDWITAVCQDEKSPKLTQKSFISHSSSGYRQLIHQNQENKTQSSEKLHSTVDIRDGVVSLKGFSAQHVASGSFCSHSEELCRRGGQNMADPVPYVERHCHDGGMKEVDDGAASSMVASMPVDRWVNNVSRCYSSQKANKNTEWLPVPGRSPLLSDQRAVGDDLSRIPVHLHPQWNQDTEQELSELESLYQTSLQASQATRPFLGRQDSARYPFDQSVSVSPGVRKLPATAGMGLSKTPTAEIERSLCGSSVSSVSKVTFTREHSREPEEEEIYSAENFRRIARSLSGTVISNREETLVSSHSFEIRRTSSRSFWLCLTGVKLSKVKTTQVWH; from the exons ATgtcttggaaaagaaattacttttctgtgGGTCGGGGCAATGTACAGGGCATGTTTACTCCACGAAGTACCACCTCCATAGCACCCAGTAAAGGTCTCAGCAATGAACCAGGACAGAACAGTTGCTTCCTGAATAGTGCGCTACAG GTTCTGTGGCACCTGGACATTTTTCGCCGCAGTTTCCGGCAGATCACAACGCACAAATGTATGGGTGATTCTTGCATCTTCTGTGCTCTTAAG GGTATATTCAACCAGTTTCAATGTAGCAGTGAGAAGGTACTGCCTTCTGATGCCCTGCGCACTGCTCTTGCAAAGACATTTCAGGATGAGCAACGCTTCCAGCTGGGCATCATGGATGATGCTGCTGAATGTTTT GAAAACCTGTTAATGCGAATTCACTTCCACATTGCAGATGAGACAAAGGAAGACATTTGCACTGCACCACATTGTGTTTCCCACCAGAAGTTTGCAATGACTTTATTTGAACAG tgTGTTTGTACCAGTTGTGGTGCCACCTCTGACCCATTACCATTCATCCAGATGGTACATTATATTTCCACAACTTCACTCTG CAATCAAGCTATTTGTATGCTGGAGAGGCGGGAGAAGCCAACTCCAGATATGtttggagagctgctgcagaatgCCAGTACCATGGGGGACCTGAGAAACTGTCCA AGTAACTGTGGGGAAAAGATCCGTATTCGTCGTGTGCTGATGAACTCGCCACAGATCATCACCATTGGCTTGGTTTGGGACTCAGACCATTCTGATCTGGCTGAGGATGTGATTCACAGTCTGGGAACTTGCCTTAAACTGGGAGAt CTCTTCTTCAGAGTAACTGATGACAGAGCAAAACACTCGGAGCTGTATTTGGTGGGAATGATCTGTTACTATGGAAAACACTATTCAACCTTCTTCTTCCAGACTAAAATCCGCAAATGGATGTACTTTGATGATGCTCATGTCAAAGAG ATTGGTCCAAAATGGAAAGATGTTGTGACAAAGTGCATTAAGGGTCACTAtcagcctttgctgctgctctatGCAGATCCAAGAGGAACTCCAGTGTCAACGCAAGACTTGCCCCCTCAGGTGGATTTACAGCAATATAGCAGGACTTGCTATGACAGTGAGGACTCAG GGAGGGAACCTTCCATCTCCAGTGATACCCGGACAGATTCCTCTACAGACAGCTATCCTTACAAACAGGCACACCACGAGTCTGTGGTCAGTCACTTCTCCTCTGACTCCCAGGGGACAGTCATCTACAATGTGGAGAATGATGCCGCTTCAcaaagcagcagggacacag GCCACCTGACTGACAGTGAGTGCAATCAGAGGCATGTTTCAAAGAAGGGCTCGCTGGCAGACCGCAAGAGGAGTTCTAGCCGGTCTAGGCGGAAAGGAGATGAGGCTCAGTCATCAGGATACCACAGTGAAG GGGAAACCTTGAAGGAGAAACAAGcccccagaactgcccccaaaccatccagcagcaccagcaggctgagggaattTAAAGAGACAGTGAGCAATATGATCCACAGCAGACCACAGCAGATTTCCCAAACCATCCAGAATTCCCCTCGCGGAGGGAATACCGTGGATCAGGCAGAAACACGACCCTCAAAAAGCCTTTCTGCACACACCCGCGACTGGGAAGTGGAGAGTACCAGTAGTGAGTCTAAGTCCAGTTCATCTAGCAGGTACCGGCCAACGTGGAGACCCAAAAGAGAGTCTCTGAATATAGACAGCATCTTCAGTAAAGACAAGAGGAAACATTGTGGCTACACTCAGCTTAGCCCTTTCTCTGAAGAAGCAG GTAAAGAACTTACTGAGAATGAGGTGAAGGAGCATGCTGTTCACGAAACAAGGTCAAGCCAGTCAAATGTCAGATACAAGCGTGGTGTGCTGGGCCGGGGCACCCAGCACCATGTGGTGGATCAACATCCTCACCTAATACAGAGGATGGAGTCTGGCTATGAAAGCAGTGAGCGCAACAGCAACAGCCCAGTTAGTCTGGACATGCCCTTGTCTGAAAGTTCAAGCACCCACAG GGATGTTCATATGAAGAGAGGAGGTGCCTTTGTTCCTGCATGGCGCAACATCCCAAAGTCTCACAGTAGCAGCATCTTGGAAGTGGAGTCAGCTTCATCAATTGGGAGCTGGACAAACAGCCCACACACCATGGGAAATG GTGGAGACATCTTTGTTCCTTTAAAGAGTGAGCTGGATGAATTGCAAGAAGAGGTGGCAAGGAGAGCACATGAGCAAGAGCTAcgcagaaaaagagaaaaggaaatggaggcAGCAATGGGCTTTAATCCCCGTCCCAGCAGGTTTATGGATCTAGATGAACTGCAGAATCAGG GGAGGAGTGATGGCTTTGAGAAGTCGATGCAGGAGGCAGACTCAATCTTTGAAGAGTCGCTGAATCAGGAGCAGAAGGGGGATTGTGCTGCAGCTTTGGCTCTCTGTAACGAAGCTATAT cTAAACTAAGACTTGCCATGCATGATGCCAGCGCTAGCACTCACAGCAGAGCCCTAGTCGATAAGAAGCTGCAAATCAGTATCCGAAAAGCCCGGAGCCTCCAGGATCGCATGCAGCACCAACAGCCACCGCAGCCGCTGCCTCCGCCAGCCTGCCACCCACCACAGGGCGGCACCATGGCCCAGTCTACAAG TGAACAGACTGGCCCGCTCCAAGTACTGCTGAGCCAGGAGGTACCACTGGAACCCAACAAAGAAGTGGAATTTGGGTCCAGTTCTTTCTTCCACCCACCTGCTTCCTGCCATGAATTGCACTCATCATTATATCCAGAGTCTTCCTCCTTGCCCCCTTCTGAAAGCAGTCCATCCAACAGGATCTCTCCAAACATCCAGTCTGCTTCTGCTGATTTTCATGACCAAGTCCCCTCTTTTCCTTATAGGCAAGGGTTGGCAGAGAGGTCTGCAAGAACTGAGAATGAAGCCCACAAGAGTGGGGAATTTGCTGACACGACAGCCACAGGGCTAAAAGACTATAGGGATTGCTGCAGTAGCAGCACTTTAGAGGAGGTTCATAACGTAATGCCTGTTCTCACACCTCAGTACCAATCCAAGGCTAACACAGTAAACTCTGGGTCTTTGCCTACACTGTTTTCCTGTCCACATCCACCACAAGCAGCATCTCCTGAAAAGGACAGCCAGCACAGTCCTTGTTCCAAACTTGCCAGCTCTCCAGTGCGGCCCAGCATTGATCTTTTAGGGGCCTATCATGCAATGACCCCTGCAACTTCATCCCCTACACAGCAGTGCTCCTCGGATCCTTTGCAGAAAAATAAGTACTACACAGCAAACAGCCAGGAGATTTTATTTCCCTCACAGGGTGAATATGGCACAGCAGACGGTTCTAAATCTGAGGCATTTAGTACAAAGGGACACGTTCGCTCCTTGGCAGAGCAGTTTCAGAAAATGCATGCAGTCTCCCAGAGAAAAGGTACTCGTGAAAAAGACTGGATTACTGCAGTGTGTCAGGATGAGAAGTCTCCAAAGTTAACACAAAAATCTTTCATCAGCCATTCATCTTCCGGTTACAGACAGCTAATCCatcaaaaccaagaaaataaaacccagtcTTCTGAAAAGTTACACTCAACTGTGGATATTAGGGACGGGGTAGTTTCTTTGAAGGGTTTTAGTGCCCAACATGTTGCTTCTGGGAGTTTTTGTTCTCACAGTGAAGAACTGTGTAGAAGAGGTGGACAGAATATGGCAGACCCTGTACCCTACGTGGAAAGGCACTGTCATGATGGAGGAATGAAAGAGGTGGATGATGGAGCTGCTAGTAGCATGGTTGCCTCTATGCCTGTGGACCGTTGGGTGAATAATGTTTCTAGGTGTTacagttctcagaaggctaataaGAATACTGAATGGCTTCCTGTACCTGGGAGGAGTCCACTCCTTTCTGATCAGAGAGCAGTTGGAGATGACTTGAGCAGGATCCCAGTACACCTGCATCCACAGTGGAATCAAGACACAGAACAGGAGCTCTCAGAACTGGAATCCCTCTATCAGACTAGTCTGCAGGCATCTCAGGCCACTAGGCCTTTCTTGGGAAGACAGGACAGTGCTAGGTATCCATTTGATCAATCAG
- the USP54 gene encoding inactive ubiquitin carboxyl-terminal hydrolase 54 isoform X4, whose translation MSWKRNYFSVGRGNVQGMFTPRSTTSIAPSKGLSNEPGQNSCFLNSALQVLWHLDIFRRSFRQITTHKCMGDSCIFCALKGIFNQFQCSSEKVLPSDALRTALAKTFQDEQRFQLGIMDDAAECFENLLMRIHFHIADETKEDICTAPHCVSHQKFAMTLFEQCVCTSCGATSDPLPFIQMVHYISTTSLCNQAICMLERREKPTPDMFGELLQNASTMGDLRNCPSNCGEKIRIRRVLMNSPQIITIGLVWDSDHSDLAEDVIHSLGTCLKLGDLFFRVTDDRAKHSELYLVGMICYYGKHYSTFFFQTKIRKWMYFDDAHVKEIGPKWKDVVTKCIKGHYQPLLLLYADPRGTPVSTQDLPPQVDLQQYSRTCYDSEDSGREPSISSDTRTDSSTDSYPYKQAHHESVVSHFSSDSQGTVIYNVENDAASQSSRDTGHLTDSECNQRHVSKKGSLADRKRSSSRSRRKGDEAQSSGYHSEGETLKEKQAPRTAPKPSSSTSRLREFKETVSNMIHSRPQQISQTIQNSPRGGNTVDQAETRPSKSLSAHTRDWEVESTSSESKSSSSSRYRPTWRPKRESLNIDSIFSKDKRKHCGYTQLSPFSEEAGKELTENEVKEHAVHETRSSQSNVRYKRGVLGRGTQHHVVDQHPHLIQRMESGYESSERNSNSPVSLDMPLSESSSTHRDVHMKRGGAFVPAWRNIPKSHSSSILEVESASSIGSWTNSPHTMGNGGDIFVPLKSELDELQEEVARRAHEQELRRKREKEMEAAMGFNPRPSRFMDLDELQNQGRSDGFEKSMQEADSIFEESLNQEQKGDCAAALALCNEAISKLRLAMHDASASTHSRALVDKKLQISIRKARSLQDRMQHQQPPQPLPPPACHPPQGGTMAQSTSVCEPGCEEAACYSWHGAVENPNGGDRAQSVWIQCLFCLQGHIYQRT comes from the exons ATgtcttggaaaagaaattacttttctgtgGGTCGGGGCAATGTACAGGGCATGTTTACTCCACGAAGTACCACCTCCATAGCACCCAGTAAAGGTCTCAGCAATGAACCAGGACAGAACAGTTGCTTCCTGAATAGTGCGCTACAG GTTCTGTGGCACCTGGACATTTTTCGCCGCAGTTTCCGGCAGATCACAACGCACAAATGTATGGGTGATTCTTGCATCTTCTGTGCTCTTAAG GGTATATTCAACCAGTTTCAATGTAGCAGTGAGAAGGTACTGCCTTCTGATGCCCTGCGCACTGCTCTTGCAAAGACATTTCAGGATGAGCAACGCTTCCAGCTGGGCATCATGGATGATGCTGCTGAATGTTTT GAAAACCTGTTAATGCGAATTCACTTCCACATTGCAGATGAGACAAAGGAAGACATTTGCACTGCACCACATTGTGTTTCCCACCAGAAGTTTGCAATGACTTTATTTGAACAG tgTGTTTGTACCAGTTGTGGTGCCACCTCTGACCCATTACCATTCATCCAGATGGTACATTATATTTCCACAACTTCACTCTG CAATCAAGCTATTTGTATGCTGGAGAGGCGGGAGAAGCCAACTCCAGATATGtttggagagctgctgcagaatgCCAGTACCATGGGGGACCTGAGAAACTGTCCA AGTAACTGTGGGGAAAAGATCCGTATTCGTCGTGTGCTGATGAACTCGCCACAGATCATCACCATTGGCTTGGTTTGGGACTCAGACCATTCTGATCTGGCTGAGGATGTGATTCACAGTCTGGGAACTTGCCTTAAACTGGGAGAt CTCTTCTTCAGAGTAACTGATGACAGAGCAAAACACTCGGAGCTGTATTTGGTGGGAATGATCTGTTACTATGGAAAACACTATTCAACCTTCTTCTTCCAGACTAAAATCCGCAAATGGATGTACTTTGATGATGCTCATGTCAAAGAG ATTGGTCCAAAATGGAAAGATGTTGTGACAAAGTGCATTAAGGGTCACTAtcagcctttgctgctgctctatGCAGATCCAAGAGGAACTCCAGTGTCAACGCAAGACTTGCCCCCTCAGGTGGATTTACAGCAATATAGCAGGACTTGCTATGACAGTGAGGACTCAG GGAGGGAACCTTCCATCTCCAGTGATACCCGGACAGATTCCTCTACAGACAGCTATCCTTACAAACAGGCACACCACGAGTCTGTGGTCAGTCACTTCTCCTCTGACTCCCAGGGGACAGTCATCTACAATGTGGAGAATGATGCCGCTTCAcaaagcagcagggacacag GCCACCTGACTGACAGTGAGTGCAATCAGAGGCATGTTTCAAAGAAGGGCTCGCTGGCAGACCGCAAGAGGAGTTCTAGCCGGTCTAGGCGGAAAGGAGATGAGGCTCAGTCATCAGGATACCACAGTGAAG GGGAAACCTTGAAGGAGAAACAAGcccccagaactgcccccaaaccatccagcagcaccagcaggctgagggaattTAAAGAGACAGTGAGCAATATGATCCACAGCAGACCACAGCAGATTTCCCAAACCATCCAGAATTCCCCTCGCGGAGGGAATACCGTGGATCAGGCAGAAACACGACCCTCAAAAAGCCTTTCTGCACACACCCGCGACTGGGAAGTGGAGAGTACCAGTAGTGAGTCTAAGTCCAGTTCATCTAGCAGGTACCGGCCAACGTGGAGACCCAAAAGAGAGTCTCTGAATATAGACAGCATCTTCAGTAAAGACAAGAGGAAACATTGTGGCTACACTCAGCTTAGCCCTTTCTCTGAAGAAGCAG GTAAAGAACTTACTGAGAATGAGGTGAAGGAGCATGCTGTTCACGAAACAAGGTCAAGCCAGTCAAATGTCAGATACAAGCGTGGTGTGCTGGGCCGGGGCACCCAGCACCATGTGGTGGATCAACATCCTCACCTAATACAGAGGATGGAGTCTGGCTATGAAAGCAGTGAGCGCAACAGCAACAGCCCAGTTAGTCTGGACATGCCCTTGTCTGAAAGTTCAAGCACCCACAG GGATGTTCATATGAAGAGAGGAGGTGCCTTTGTTCCTGCATGGCGCAACATCCCAAAGTCTCACAGTAGCAGCATCTTGGAAGTGGAGTCAGCTTCATCAATTGGGAGCTGGACAAACAGCCCACACACCATGGGAAATG GTGGAGACATCTTTGTTCCTTTAAAGAGTGAGCTGGATGAATTGCAAGAAGAGGTGGCAAGGAGAGCACATGAGCAAGAGCTAcgcagaaaaagagaaaaggaaatggaggcAGCAATGGGCTTTAATCCCCGTCCCAGCAGGTTTATGGATCTAGATGAACTGCAGAATCAGG GGAGGAGTGATGGCTTTGAGAAGTCGATGCAGGAGGCAGACTCAATCTTTGAAGAGTCGCTGAATCAGGAGCAGAAGGGGGATTGTGCTGCAGCTTTGGCTCTCTGTAACGAAGCTATAT cTAAACTAAGACTTGCCATGCATGATGCCAGCGCTAGCACTCACAGCAGAGCCCTAGTCGATAAGAAGCTGCAAATCAGTATCCGAAAAGCCCGGAGCCTCCAGGATCGCATGCAGCACCAACAGCCACCGCAGCCGCTGCCTCCGCCAGCCTGCCACCCACCACAGGGCGGCACCATGGCCCAGTCTACAAG